In a genomic window of Mycolicibacter heraklionensis:
- a CDS encoding PE family protein, producing MAPAETPATAEPPDATTQGGNGGAGGAGGDAGAIGLGGHGGTGATAGTNGTDGLYGATNTISGNGGNGGAGGTGYLTTLNPAQSGNGGTGGNGGAGGAGGNIGNGGNGGTGGHAASGANGVDGVDFGESGTSGGNGGAGGAGGHGGDGGALAGNAGNGGDGGNGATGGNGGNGHNGAAGVTGVDDGAGHDGGDGGAGGNGGTGGAGGNAGIAAHGAQGTNGDGGNGANAGNAGNAGNGGIGADGDTTHVDGGRGGNGGDRGTAGVGGTGGTAGIGGTGGTAGTGGADGTQATGGNGGDGGNGLDATAPGTDGGAGGAGGNAGIIGNGGNGGTGGNGALGANGTNPTANQTSTAANGTSQSGSTSSGNGANGGNGGNGSAVGQGGGTGGNGQGAFINSGNGGSTNGGNGGNGGNGGDLANGGNGGNGGVAYGRNSGIVTANGGDGGQGGHGGDGGAGGNGGTGGGVGTTSGIANRGFGGTGGDGGDGGAGANGGNGGAGGAIGTSVENPGFSVAGNGGNGGTGGTGAAGQSGGSGGVGGAGGSGGTISGNGGAGGAGGTGGTGGTGDVGGNGGAGGTGGAAQISGSTSGNGGNGGTAGTGGTGGTGGAGGNGGAGGKALGAGDDGDAGTGGTGGTGGTGGAGGTGGAAGAAGTAVAGGIVGSSGTTGTSGSQGAAGDNGADGQPGS from the coding sequence GTGGCACCGGCGGAAACGCCGGCAACGGCGGAGCCGCCGGACGCAACCACCCAGGGCGGCAACGGCGGCGCAGGCGGCGCAGGCGGTGACGCCGGAGCGATCGGCCTCGGCGGCCACGGCGGTACCGGCGCCACCGCAGGTACCAACGGCACCGACGGCCTCTACGGCGCAACCAACACCATCAGCGGCAACGGCGGCAACGGCGGCGCCGGCGGCACCGGCTACCTGACCACCCTCAACCCAGCCCAATCCGGCAATGGCGGCACAGGCGGCAACGGCGGCGCAGGCGGCGCAGGCGGAAACATCGGCAACGGCGGCAACGGCGGTACCGGCGGCCACGCCGCAAGCGGAGCCAACGGGGTGGACGGCGTCGATTTCGGTGAGTCCGGTACCAGCGGCGGTAACGGTGGTGCCGGTGGTGCCGGTGGCCACGGCGGTGACGGTGGCGCGCTGGCCGGTAACGCCGGAAACGGTGGAGACGGCGGCAACGGCGCCACCGGCGGCAACGGCGGCAACGGCCACAACGGTGCCGCCGGCGTAACCGGGGTCGACGACGGTGCCGGCCACGACGGCGGTGATGGCGGTGCCGGTGGAAACGGCGGCACCGGCGGCGCCGGCGGCAACGCCGGAATCGCGGCCCACGGTGCCCAAGGCACCAACGGCGACGGCGGAAACGGCGCCAACGCCGGCAACGCCGGCAACGCCGGCAACGGCGGTATAGGCGCCGATGGCGACACCACCCACGTCGACGGTGGCCGCGGCGGCAACGGTGGTGACCGCGGGACCGCAGGCGTTGGTGGCACCGGCGGCACGGCAGGCATTGGCGGCACCGGCGGCACGGCAGGCACCGGGGGCGCCGACGGCACGCAGGCCACCGGCGGCAACGGCGGCGACGGCGGCAACGGCCTCGATGCCACCGCACCTGGGACCGATGGCGGCGCCGGCGGCGCCGGCGGCAATGCCGGAATCATCGGCAATGGCGGAAACGGCGGCACCGGCGGCAACGGCGCCCTCGGCGCCAACGGCACCAACCCCACCGCCAACCAAACCAGCACCGCCGCAAACGGAACCAGCCAATCAGGCAGCACCTCCAGCGGCAACGGCGCAAACGGCGGCAACGGCGGCAACGGCAGCGCCGTGGGCCAGGGCGGCGGCACCGGCGGCAACGGCCAGGGCGCCTTCATCAACAGCGGCAACGGTGGCAGCACCAACGGCGGCAACGGCGGCAACGGCGGCAACGGCGGCGATCTCGCCAATGGTGGCAATGGTGGCAACGGCGGCGTCGCCTACGGCAGAAACTCAGGAATCGTCACCGCCAACGGCGGCGATGGGGGGCAAGGCGGCCACGGCGGTGACGGCGGCGCCGGAGGTAACGGCGGGACCGGCGGCGGCGTCGGCACCACGTCGGGGATCGCCAACCGCGGCTTCGGTGGCACCGGCGGTGACGGCGGTGACGGCGGCGCCGGGGCCAACGGCGGAAACGGCGGCGCCGGCGGCGCGATCGGCACCAGCGTCGAGAACCCCGGTTTCAGCGTCGCTGGTAACGGCGGCAACGGTGGCACCGGCGGCACCGGCGCGGCCGGACAGAGCGGCGGCTCCGGAGGGGTCGGCGGCGCCGGCGGCAGCGGCGGCACCATCAGCGGCAACGGTGGCGCCGGCGGCGCGGGGGGCACCGGCGGCACCGGCGGCACCGGCGATGTCGGTGGCAACGGCGGGGCCGGCGGAACCGGTGGCGCCGCCCAGATTTCCGGCAGCACTAGTGGCAATGGCGGCAACGGCGGTACCGCGGGAACCGGCGGAACGGGCGGTACCGGCGGAGCGGGCGGCAACGGCGGAGCGGGCGGCAAAGCCCTCGGTGCGGGCGACGACGGCGACGCTGGCACCGGCGGCACCGGCGGCACCGGCGGGACCGGCGGGGCAGGCGGCACCGGCGGCGCGGCGGGCGCAGCCGGCACGGCGGTCGCGGGCGGAATCGTCGGCAGCAGCGGAACGACTGGTACCAGCGGCAGCCAAGGCGCCGCTGGTGACAACGGCGCCGACGGCCAGCCCGGGAGCTGA
- a CDS encoding NADPH-dependent 2,4-dienoyl-CoA reductase produces MSPLDLGFTTLPNRVVMGSMHTGLEDRAGDTGKLAEYFAARARGGVGLIITGGYAPNRSGWLLPFASAMTTRADARRHRRITDAVHDAGGKIALQILHAGRYAYHPLSVSASSIKAPINPFRPRALSTRGVESTIADFARAAELAREAGYDGVEIMGSEGYLVNQFLAPRTNRRTDAYGGTADNRRRFPVQIVARTRAAVGDDFIICYRMSMADYVEDGQSWEEILTLATEVEAAGATMINSGFGWHEARVPTIVTSVPGNAFVNISSAVADHITIPVVASNRINMPQAAEQVLAETSVRLISMARPMLADPDWVHKAAEGRAAEINTCIACNQACLDHAFVHKKVSCLVNPRAGHETTLVLRPARRRRRIAVVGAGPAGLSAAVSAAERGHAVTLFEANEFIGGQFDLARRIPGKEEFAGTIRYYTTMLDKYAVTVRLGSRAHVEELTGFDEVVLATGVKPRIPQIPGIEHPMVMSYAEAIAGRPVGPAVAVVGAGGIGFDVSEFLVLDSPDSSPTLHLKEWKAEWGAADPWEARGALIPPDPAPPARQVYLLARSEGAQGRKLGKTSGWVHRASLKAKNVQQLSGVNYDRIDDDGLHISYGPTKSRPRVLAVDNVVICAGQESVRDLEDGLRMRGMTPHIIGGAALASELDAKRAIKQGTELAARL; encoded by the coding sequence ATGTCCCCGCTGGACCTGGGATTCACGACCCTGCCCAACCGCGTGGTCATGGGTTCGATGCACACCGGCCTGGAAGACCGTGCCGGCGACACCGGCAAACTGGCCGAGTACTTCGCGGCGCGCGCCCGCGGCGGTGTGGGGCTGATCATCACCGGTGGATACGCCCCGAACCGGTCGGGCTGGCTGCTGCCGTTCGCCTCAGCGATGACCACCCGCGCCGACGCGCGACGCCATCGGCGCATCACCGACGCGGTGCACGACGCCGGCGGCAAGATCGCGCTGCAGATACTGCACGCGGGACGCTATGCCTACCATCCGCTTTCGGTCAGTGCGTCGAGCATCAAGGCGCCGATCAATCCCTTCCGGCCCAGGGCGTTGTCCACGCGCGGGGTCGAGTCGACGATCGCCGACTTCGCCCGAGCCGCCGAACTCGCCCGCGAGGCCGGCTATGACGGCGTGGAGATCATGGGCAGCGAGGGCTACCTGGTAAACCAGTTCCTGGCGCCGCGCACCAACAGGCGCACCGACGCCTACGGCGGTACCGCCGACAACCGGCGCCGCTTCCCGGTGCAGATCGTGGCTCGCACCCGCGCGGCGGTCGGCGACGACTTCATCATCTGCTACCGGATGTCGATGGCCGACTACGTCGAAGATGGCCAGAGCTGGGAGGAGATCCTCACGCTGGCAACCGAAGTCGAGGCAGCTGGCGCCACCATGATCAACTCCGGCTTCGGCTGGCATGAAGCACGGGTGCCGACCATCGTCACGTCGGTCCCGGGCAATGCTTTCGTCAACATCAGCAGCGCCGTCGCCGACCACATCACGATCCCGGTGGTGGCGTCCAACCGGATCAACATGCCGCAGGCGGCTGAACAGGTCCTGGCCGAGACCTCGGTGCGCTTGATTTCGATGGCCCGCCCGATGCTGGCCGACCCGGACTGGGTGCACAAGGCCGCCGAGGGCCGGGCTGCGGAGATCAATACCTGCATCGCATGCAATCAGGCCTGCCTGGACCACGCCTTCGTGCACAAGAAGGTCTCCTGCCTGGTCAACCCCCGAGCCGGTCACGAGACCACGCTGGTGCTGCGTCCGGCGCGGCGGCGCCGGCGCATCGCGGTGGTGGGCGCCGGCCCGGCCGGGCTGTCGGCGGCAGTGTCGGCCGCCGAACGCGGGCACGCGGTGACGCTGTTCGAGGCGAACGAGTTCATCGGCGGCCAATTCGACTTGGCCAGAAGGATTCCGGGCAAAGAGGAGTTCGCCGGGACGATCCGCTACTACACCACCATGCTGGACAAGTACGCGGTGACAGTACGTCTGGGCAGCCGCGCCCACGTCGAGGAGCTGACCGGCTTCGACGAGGTGGTGCTGGCCACCGGGGTCAAACCTCGGATCCCCCAGATCCCGGGCATCGAGCACCCGATGGTGATGTCGTATGCCGAGGCGATCGCCGGCCGGCCGGTCGGCCCCGCGGTCGCGGTGGTGGGTGCCGGCGGGATCGGTTTCGACGTCAGTGAGTTCCTGGTCCTGGATTCACCCGACTCCTCGCCGACGCTGCACCTCAAGGAGTGGAAGGCCGAGTGGGGCGCCGCCGACCCGTGGGAGGCCAGGGGCGCGCTGATTCCACCGGACCCGGCCCCACCGGCCCGCCAGGTCTATCTGCTGGCCCGCTCCGAAGGCGCCCAGGGCCGCAAGTTGGGCAAGACCAGTGGCTGGGTCCACCGGGCATCCTTGAAGGCCAAGAACGTCCAACAGCTCTCCGGGGTGAACTACGACCGCATCGACGACGACGGGCTGCACATCAGCTACGGCCCGACGAAGTCACGCCCGCGCGTGTTGGCCGTGGACAACGTGGTGATCTGTGCCGGGCAGGAGTCGGTGCGCGATCTCGAGGACGGCTTGCGGATGCGCGGTATGACCCCGCACATCATCGGCGGGGCGGCGCTCGCTTCCGAGTTGGATGCCAAGCGGGCAATCAAGCAGGGCACCGAGCTCGCGGCACGACTGTAA
- a CDS encoding PadR family transcriptional regulator produces MALPHAILVSLSEQSGSGYELAHRFDRSIGYFWSATHQQIYRTLRTMEADGWVQVTEVAQQGRPDKKVYTVAEAGRAELARWIAAPLAGRGSSVVDNRLRELAVKIRGAGHSDRATVREQAVDLRTERSERLDIYRALEKKQFPDPSSLTGAALHQYLVLRGGIRAEESAIDWLDEVEQALR; encoded by the coding sequence GTGGCACTTCCGCACGCGATCCTGGTGTCGCTGAGCGAGCAGTCGGGTTCGGGCTATGAGCTCGCGCACCGCTTCGACCGCTCGATCGGCTATTTCTGGAGCGCCACCCACCAGCAGATCTATCGGACGCTACGAACCATGGAGGCCGACGGCTGGGTGCAGGTGACCGAGGTGGCCCAGCAAGGCCGCCCGGACAAGAAGGTCTACACCGTCGCCGAGGCAGGCCGCGCGGAGCTGGCCCGTTGGATCGCGGCTCCGCTGGCCGGGCGCGGAAGCTCGGTGGTGGACAACCGGCTGCGCGAACTGGCGGTCAAGATCCGCGGCGCCGGCCACAGCGACCGCGCCACGGTGCGCGAACAGGCCGTCGACCTGCGCACCGAACGTAGCGAGCGATTGGACATCTACCGCGCACTGGAGAAGAAGCAATTCCCCGATCCCAGTTCACTGACAGGCGCCGCACTCCATCAGTACCTGGTGTTGCGCGGCGGTATTCGTGCGGAGGAGAGCGCGATCGACTGGCTCGACGAGGTCGAACAGGCACTGAGGTGA
- the dapC gene encoding succinyldiaminopimelate transaminase, protein MRGGRSAALPTFPWDTLAAATALAKAHPDGIVDLSVGTPVDPVAPIIREALAAASSAPGYPATAGTPALRASAVAALERRYGITGLAESAILPVIGTKELIAWLPSLLGLGEQDVVVVPELAYPTYEVGARLAGARWVRSDAPHLLDGPPPALVYLNSPSNPTGAIKTADELRAVVGWAREHDVLVVSDECYLGLGWEAEPRSVLHPAVCDGDHRGLLAVHSLSKTSSLAGYRAGFVAGDAAVVAELLAVRKHAGMMVPTPIQAAMVAAFDDDEHEREQRDRYARRRATLLPAMQAAGFTVELSQGGLYLWATRGEGCRNSVEWLAQRGILVAPGEFYGPAGAQYVRVALTATDERIAAAAARLG, encoded by the coding sequence GTGCGCGGCGGCAGATCGGCCGCACTGCCGACGTTTCCGTGGGACACCCTGGCCGCGGCGACGGCGTTGGCCAAGGCGCACCCCGACGGCATCGTGGACCTGTCCGTCGGCACCCCGGTCGACCCCGTCGCCCCGATCATCCGCGAGGCGCTGGCGGCAGCGTCGTCCGCGCCGGGTTATCCCGCCACCGCCGGTACTCCGGCGCTGCGCGCCTCGGCGGTGGCCGCCCTGGAACGGCGCTATGGGATCACCGGCCTGGCAGAGTCGGCGATTCTGCCCGTCATCGGCACCAAGGAACTCATCGCCTGGCTGCCGAGCCTGCTCGGCCTCGGCGAGCAGGACGTGGTCGTGGTCCCCGAACTGGCCTATCCGACCTACGAGGTCGGCGCCCGGCTGGCTGGGGCCCGCTGGGTGCGCAGCGACGCCCCGCACCTACTCGACGGTCCGCCACCGGCCCTGGTGTACCTGAATTCGCCGAGCAACCCGACTGGGGCGATCAAGACCGCCGACGAGCTGCGCGCCGTCGTCGGCTGGGCCCGCGAGCACGACGTGCTGGTGGTCTCCGATGAGTGCTACCTGGGTCTGGGCTGGGAGGCCGAGCCGCGGTCGGTGCTGCACCCGGCGGTGTGCGACGGCGACCACCGCGGCCTGCTGGCGGTGCACTCGCTGTCGAAGACCTCGTCGCTGGCGGGCTACCGGGCCGGTTTCGTCGCCGGGGACGCCGCGGTGGTGGCCGAACTGCTGGCGGTACGCAAACACGCCGGGATGATGGTGCCCACCCCGATTCAGGCAGCCATGGTGGCCGCCTTCGACGACGATGAGCACGAGCGCGAACAGCGTGACCGCTACGCCCGCCGCCGCGCGACGCTACTGCCGGCGATGCAGGCGGCCGGGTTCACCGTGGAGTTGTCCCAGGGTGGGCTCTACTTGTGGGCCACCCGCGGTGAGGGGTGCCGGAACAGTGTCGAGTGGCTGGCGCAGCGCGGCATCCTGGTGGCGCCGGGCGAGTTCTACGGGCCGGCGGGCGCCCAGTACGTGCGGGTGGCGCTCACCGCCACCGACGAGCGGATCGCGGCGGCGGCCGCCCGGCTGGGTTAG
- a CDS encoding nucleotidyltransferase family protein, with translation MHELVESKRQQIQALCRDLSVRRLDVFGSAVSDSFDVNTSDVDVLVEFGEGPDFDKFFALKEGLEEIIGRPVDVVTPSGLANPYFRHDVMQTRELIYAA, from the coding sequence ATGCACGAACTGGTCGAGTCGAAGCGACAGCAGATTCAAGCCTTGTGCCGCGACCTGTCGGTGCGCCGCCTGGACGTGTTCGGTTCCGCTGTCAGTGACTCCTTTGACGTCAACACGAGTGATGTCGACGTCCTCGTGGAGTTCGGAGAGGGACCGGATTTCGACAAGTTCTTCGCGCTCAAAGAGGGACTTGAAGAAATCATCGGACGGCCAGTTGACGTGGTGACACCGTCAGGCCTGGCGAACCCCTACTTCAGGCACGACGTCATGCAGACGCGCGAACTGATCTATGCCGCCTGA
- a CDS encoding pseudouridine-5'-phosphate glycosidase → MRIHPEVADALATGRAVVALESTIISHGLPRPDNLRIARAIENAVRAGGAVPATIAIIDGQPHIGLDDEALHRIATGGTAIKVSVREIAMLAAVGGDGATTVASTAHLAAAAGITVFATGGLGGVHRGARDSYDESADLTTLSRTPVLVVCSGVKSILDIGATLERLETLSVGVIGYRTDRFPAFYLTDSGHPLDWWVQTPKQAAAVLRARARLGTDGYGLVLANPIPADAELDRELHDRVLADGLAAAEAADVHGKDVTPFLLDYFHRETHGASVAANVALVLANARLAAEIAVAYAGG, encoded by the coding sequence ATGCGCATCCATCCCGAGGTCGCCGATGCGTTGGCCACCGGCCGGGCCGTGGTGGCGCTGGAGAGCACCATCATCAGCCACGGTCTGCCGCGTCCGGACAATCTGCGCATCGCCCGCGCCATCGAGAACGCGGTGCGCGCCGGCGGAGCGGTCCCCGCCACCATCGCGATCATCGACGGCCAGCCGCACATCGGCCTCGACGACGAAGCGCTGCACCGCATTGCCACCGGTGGCACGGCGATCAAAGTCAGTGTCCGCGAGATCGCGATGCTGGCCGCGGTGGGCGGCGACGGTGCGACCACGGTCGCGTCGACTGCGCATCTGGCGGCGGCCGCCGGGATCACGGTGTTCGCGACCGGTGGGCTGGGCGGCGTGCACCGCGGCGCGCGGGACAGTTACGACGAGTCCGCGGACCTGACCACGTTGTCGCGTACCCCGGTGCTGGTGGTGTGTTCGGGCGTCAAGTCGATTCTGGACATCGGCGCGACGTTGGAGCGGTTGGAGACGCTGTCGGTGGGGGTGATCGGCTACCGCACCGACCGCTTCCCGGCCTTCTATCTCACCGACTCCGGCCACCCGCTCGACTGGTGGGTCCAGACCCCGAAGCAGGCCGCCGCGGTGCTGCGGGCCCGCGCCCGGCTGGGCACCGACGGCTACGGCCTGGTGCTGGCCAACCCGATCCCCGCCGACGCCGAGCTGGACCGCGAGCTGCATGACCGAGTGCTGGCCGACGGGCTGGCCGCCGCCGAGGCCGCGGACGTACACGGCAAGGACGTCACCCCGTTCTTGCTCGACTACTTCCACCGCGAGACGCACGGCGCCTCGGTGGCCGCCAACGTCGCACTGGTGCTGGCCAATGCGCGGCTGGCCGCCGAGATCGCCGTGGCCTACGCGGGCGGCTGA
- the pruA gene encoding L-glutamate gamma-semialdehyde dehydrogenase codes for MDAITEVPVPVNEPVHDYAPDSAELARLRTALTALADQPRDLPHVIAGRHRMGDGARIDVVAPHRHTAVLGTLTNATHAEATAAVEAAAAAKNDWAATPFDERAAIFLRAADLLAGPWRETIAAAGMLGQSKTAYQAEIDAPCELIDFWRFNVAFARQILAQQPLSSPGVWNRSDYRPLDGFVYAITPFNFSSIAGNLPTAPALLGNTVIWKPSVTQTLAAYLTMQLLEEAGLPPGVINLLTGDGYAVSEVALADSRLAGIHFTGSTDTFRALWRQVGANIDRYGSYPRLVGETGGKDFVVAHVSARPDVLRTALIRGAFDYQGQKCSAASRAYIPSSLWRQFGDDLLAATAELRYGDVTDLTNFGGALIDRRAFAKNVRAIERAKSAPGVEIAVGGDYDDSLGYFVRPTVLLSDDPTDEMFSCEYFGPLLSVHVYPDEQYEQILDLVDTGSRYALTGAVIAEDRRAVRTALQRLRFAAGNFYINDKPTGAVVGQQPFGGSRNSGTNDKAGSPLNLLRWTSARTIKETFVPPTDHRYPHMAAP; via the coding sequence ATGGACGCCATCACCGAAGTGCCGGTTCCGGTCAACGAGCCGGTGCACGACTACGCCCCGGATTCTGCCGAGCTTGCCCGGCTGCGCACCGCCCTGACCGCGCTCGCCGACCAACCGCGCGACCTGCCGCACGTCATCGCGGGCCGGCATCGGATGGGCGACGGCGCGCGTATCGACGTCGTCGCGCCGCACCGGCACACCGCCGTGCTGGGCACGCTGACCAACGCCACCCACGCTGAGGCCACCGCCGCGGTCGAAGCCGCCGCCGCGGCCAAGAACGACTGGGCGGCAACCCCGTTCGACGAGCGCGCGGCGATCTTCCTGCGCGCCGCCGACCTGCTGGCCGGACCGTGGCGGGAGACCATCGCCGCCGCGGGCATGCTCGGCCAGTCCAAGACCGCCTATCAGGCCGAGATCGACGCGCCCTGCGAGCTCATCGACTTCTGGCGGTTCAACGTCGCTTTCGCCCGTCAGATCCTGGCGCAGCAACCGCTCAGCAGCCCGGGAGTGTGGAACCGCAGCGACTATCGGCCACTGGACGGGTTCGTCTACGCCATCACCCCGTTCAACTTCTCCTCGATCGCCGGCAATCTGCCGACGGCGCCGGCGCTGCTGGGCAACACGGTGATCTGGAAGCCGTCCGTCACCCAGACCCTGGCCGCCTACCTGACCATGCAGCTGCTGGAGGAGGCCGGGCTGCCGCCGGGGGTGATCAACCTGCTCACCGGTGACGGGTACGCGGTTTCGGAGGTGGCGCTGGCGGATTCGCGGCTGGCCGGAATCCACTTCACCGGCTCGACCGACACGTTCCGCGCGCTGTGGCGTCAGGTGGGCGCCAACATCGACCGGTACGGCAGCTATCCCCGGCTGGTGGGGGAGACCGGCGGCAAGGACTTCGTGGTGGCGCACGTGTCGGCGCGGCCGGATGTGTTGCGTACCGCGCTGATTCGCGGCGCCTTCGACTACCAGGGGCAGAAGTGCTCGGCCGCCTCGCGGGCCTATATCCCGTCTTCGCTGTGGCGGCAGTTCGGCGACGACCTGCTGGCCGCCACGGCGGAGCTGCGCTACGGCGACGTCACCGACCTGACGAACTTCGGCGGTGCGCTCATCGACAGGCGGGCGTTCGCCAAGAACGTGCGCGCCATCGAGCGCGCCAAGTCCGCCCCGGGTGTCGAGATTGCCGTCGGCGGTGACTACGACGACAGCTTGGGCTATTTCGTGCGGCCCACGGTGCTGCTCTCCGACGATCCGACCGACGAGATGTTCAGCTGCGAATACTTCGGCCCGCTGCTGTCGGTACACGTCTACCCCGACGAGCAATACGAGCAGATCCTCGACCTCGTCGACACCGGATCGCGCTACGCGCTGACCGGGGCGGTCATCGCCGAGGACCGGCGCGCGGTCCGCACGGCGCTGCAACGGCTGCGGTTCGCCGCCGGCAACTTCTACATCAACGACAAGCCGACCGGGGCGGTGGTGGGCCAGCAGCCGTTCGGCGGGTCGCGCAACTCGGGCACCAACGACAAGGCGGGCTCGCCGCTGAACCTGCTGCGCTGGACGTCGGCGCGAACCATCAAAGAGACCTTCGTCCCACCCACCGATCATCGCTACCCGCACATGGCCGCGCCGTGA
- a CDS encoding carboxymuconolactone decarboxylase family protein, giving the protein MSNYQEVLNELNPQHRDLRQQIPGVYQGFGEMSKATFESGALERKVKELMAMAMGVVQGCDGCIASHARAAARAGATKQEAAEAIGVSILMHGGPATIYGARAYTAFCEFADAMD; this is encoded by the coding sequence ATGAGTAACTACCAGGAAGTCCTCAACGAGCTGAACCCGCAGCACCGCGACCTTCGGCAGCAGATCCCCGGCGTGTACCAGGGATTCGGCGAAATGAGCAAGGCTACGTTCGAATCCGGGGCACTGGAGCGCAAGGTCAAAGAGTTGATGGCCATGGCGATGGGGGTGGTTCAGGGCTGCGACGGATGCATCGCCTCCCACGCACGTGCGGCGGCCCGTGCCGGGGCCACCAAGCAAGAGGCCGCCGAGGCCATCGGCGTCAGCATTCTCATGCACGGCGGTCCGGCCACCATTTACGGGGCCCGTGCCTACACGGCGTTCTGCGAATTCGCCGACGCCATGGATTGA
- a CDS encoding helix-turn-helix transcriptional regulator, which translates to MHDQSGQRRGTPRSHRLPRNQQRERVLRLVGAASGAVDAAELAERMHLHVTTVRFHLDALCEDGAVARTRIKRDGVGRPRTGYVAVRDRLDYRSLAEILAMELGETAAERQERAERAGQRWADRILTSDDTVAEGPVTPNGSAPDAGIDECADRIAGIFARMGFGAELVAAEDGDGSRRTILLHACPVRDLARAHPEVSCAMHRGLLRGLLNAENAPGGRAELEPFVEPEMCIARVIGR; encoded by the coding sequence ATGCACGACCAGTCCGGCCAGCGGCGCGGCACCCCTCGCAGTCATCGGTTGCCGCGCAACCAGCAGCGGGAACGGGTGCTGCGGCTGGTGGGCGCTGCCAGTGGTGCAGTCGATGCCGCCGAGCTCGCCGAGCGGATGCACCTGCACGTCACCACGGTGCGGTTCCACCTCGACGCCTTGTGCGAGGACGGGGCGGTCGCCCGGACCCGGATCAAACGAGACGGCGTCGGGCGGCCCCGCACCGGTTACGTGGCTGTCCGCGATCGGTTGGACTATCGCAGCCTGGCCGAGATATTGGCGATGGAGCTCGGTGAGACCGCCGCCGAGCGCCAGGAGCGCGCCGAACGGGCTGGCCAACGGTGGGCCGACCGGATCTTGACGTCCGACGACACCGTCGCCGAGGGGCCCGTCACGCCGAACGGATCGGCCCCCGACGCCGGTATCGACGAGTGCGCCGACCGGATCGCGGGAATCTTCGCTCGGATGGGGTTCGGCGCGGAACTCGTCGCGGCGGAGGACGGCGACGGCAGCCGACGCACGATCCTGCTGCACGCGTGTCCGGTTCGCGACCTGGCGCGGGCGCACCCGGAGGTCAGCTGCGCCATGCACCGGGGCCTGCTGCGTGGGCTGCTCAACGCCGAGAACGCTCCCGGCGGCCGCGCGGAGCTGGAGCCGTTCGTCGAGCCGGAGATGTGCATCGCCAGGGTGATCGGCCGCTAG